Proteins encoded by one window of Macaca fascicularis isolate 582-1 chromosome 10, T2T-MFA8v1.1:
- the PARD6B gene encoding partitioning defective 6 homolog beta has protein sequence MNRSHRHGAGSGCLGTMEVKSKFGAEFRRFSLERSKPGKFEEFYGLLQHVHKIPNVDVLVGYADIHGDLLPINNDDNYHKAVSTANPLLRIFIQKKEEADYSAFGTDTLIKKKNVLTNVLRPDNHRKKPHIVISMPQDFRPVSSIIDVDILPETHRRVRLYKYGTEKPLGFYIRDGSSVRVTPHGLEKVPGIFISRLVPGGLAQSTGLLAVNDEVLEVNGIEVSGKSLDQVTDMMIANSRNLIITVRPANQRNNVVRNSRTSGSSGQSTDNSLLGSPQHIEPSCEPEDEDSDEDDIIIEDNGVPQQIPKAVPNTESLESLTQIELSFESGQNGFIPSNEVSLAPIASGSNTEFETHAPDQKLLEEDGTIITL, from the exons TTTGGAGCTGAATTTCGTCGGTTTTCGCTGGAAAGATCAAAACCTGGAAAATTTGAGGAGTTTTATGGATTACTACAACATGTTCATAAGATCCCCAATGTTGACGTTTTGGTAGGCTATGCAGACATCCATGGAGACTTACTACCtataaataatgatgataattatcacaaagctgtttcaacGGCCAATCCACTGCTTAGGATATTTATACAAAAGAAGG aagaaGCAGACTACAGTGCCTTTGGTACAGACacgctaataaagaagaagaatgtTTTAACCAACGTATTGCGTCCTGACAACCATAGAAAAAAGCCACATATAGTCATTAGTATGCCCCAAGACTTTAGACCTGTGTCTTCTATTATAGACGTGGATATTCTTCCAGAAACACATCGTAGGGTACGTCTTTACAAATATGGCACTGAGAAACCCCTAGGATTCTACATCCGGGATGGCTCCAGTGTCAGGGTAACACCACATGGCTTGGAAAAGGTTCCAGGGATCTTTATATCCAGGCTTGTCCCAGGAGGTCTGGCTCAAAGTACAGGACTATTAGCTGTTAATGATGAAGTTTTAGAAGTTAATGGCATAGAAGTTTCAGGGAAGAGCCTTGATCAAGTAACAGACATGATGATTGCAAATAGCCGTAACCTCATCATAACAGTGAGACCGGCAAACCAGAGGAATAATGTTGTGAGGAACAGTCGGACTTCTGGCAGTTCTGGCCAGTCTACCGATAATAGCCTTCTTGGCTCCCCACAGCACATTGAACCAAGCTGTGAGCCAGAGGATGAAGACAGCGATGAAGATGACATTATCATTGAAGACAATGGAGTGCCACAGCAGATTCCAAAAGCTGTTCCTAATACCGAGAGCCTGGAGTCATTAACACAGATAGAGCTAAGCTTTGAGTCTGGACAGAATGGCTTTATTCCCTCTAATGAAGTGAGCTTAGCACCCATAGCAAGTGGCTCAAACACGGAATTTGAAACACATGCTCCAGAtcaaaaactcttagaagaagaTGGAACAATCATAACATTATGA